A portion of the Naumovozyma castellii chromosome 2, complete genome genome contains these proteins:
- the NCAS0B07090 gene encoding uncharacterized protein (ancestral locus Anc_2.127): MARSINQSKRKSRGKSLKDRIVSTQEMGNESGWSDSWGDSQATTNKNNRNRRHENKNEKEGYRVVKGKLVSANDVGALLREAADKVEERKQKKANKILGRNSPVNISRSSRAGVNQNNRRRNRANINKRNSAVVHHFPNDESIIAHPGVIDLNQQPDVERRTNQLIISTNTDASNKLLVLYNLTLGVNAENLKKILQRLANVAISHVKVRDLPSGSAIANVWLAHPTMADLQKVRNLFHGSLVDGRTIQVSISSSETKSFSY, from the coding sequence ATGGCTAGAAGTATTAACCAATCAAAGCGAAAGTCTCGTGGTAAAAGCTTAAAGGATAGAATCGTCTCTACACAGGAAATGGGGAATGAATCTGGTTGGTCTGATTCTTGGGGCGATAGTCAAGCTACCACcaacaaaaataatagaaataGGAGGCACGAAAACAAAAATGAGAAGGAAGGTTATAGAGTTGTGAAGGGAAAATTGGTTAGTGCCAATGATGTAGGAGCTTTGTTAAGAGAAGCAGCTGATAAAGTTGAAGAAAGGAAGCAAAAGAAGGCAAACAAGATACTTGGACGTAATAGTCCGGTGAATATAAGTAGGTCTAGCCGTGCAGGGGTAAACCAAAATAACaggagaagaaatagaGCCAATATAAATAAACGTAATAGTGCAGTTGTGCATCATTTTCCTAATGATGAATCAATTATTGCCCATCCAGGTGTGATAGATTTAAACCAGCAACCAGACGTGGAAAGAAGGACCAATCAACTTATTATCTCTACTAACACAGACGCTTCGAATAAGCTGTTGGTTTTGTACAATTTAACGTTAGGCGTCAATGCTGAAAACttaaagaagattttaCAAAGATTAGCAAACGTTGCAATTTCACATGTCAAAGTTAGGGATTTACCATCTGGTTCGGCAATAGCTAATGTTTGGTTAGCCCACCCCACCATGGCGGACTTGCAAAAAGTCAGAAATTTATTCCACGGTTCTTTAGTTGACGGTAGAACTATTCAAGTTTCAATCTCATCTTCTGAAACAAAGAGTTTTTCGTATTAG
- the NSG1 gene encoding Nsg1p (ancestral locus Anc_2.108): MGPKKANKKHDKKKKSSQGNIKTMASTDSISTLTKPALYSLYSNDVLKSNEDKTSQLYKQANLNRLRRKGGDFMDSSSEDLDELDEDHTDVDMDVEFNGKWYVRLIHLTYSFFILFTCGIVFGELAENLFDNDKLYKGMTAVILEDGVKLIDKVVPKSSVTNYIGFGIEGILLSLVLRVSDYLIRPNKDKIGQSKKNSFRSIVRISNAILGISLGVRRLPWTSSLQGSMLWLLVNVIVWLFFDGTLSILTSGVIQALLICLTYSRGIETSQTLYLINFHFLGLLIFGKLSRYLFK, translated from the coding sequence ATGGGACCTAAAAAGGCGAATAAGAAGCatgataagaagaaaaagagtTCCCAGGGGAACATCAAGACAATGGCGAGTACTGATTCCATTAGTACGTTAACTAAACCAGCATTGTATTCGTTGTACAGTAACGATGTACTAAAATCTAACGAGGATAAGACATCACAACTATACAAGCAGGCAAATTTGAACAGATTGAGAAGGAAGGGCGGAGATTTCATGGATTCCTCCAGTGAAGATCTCGATGAACTCGATGAGGATCACACTGATGTGGATATGGATGTGGAATTTAATGGGAAATGGTATGTTAGATTGATCCATTTGACCTATtccttttttattttgtttacATGTGGTATTGTGTTTGGAGAACTGGCTGAGAATCtctttgataatgataaattgtATAAAGGTATGACCGCAGTGATACTGGAAGATGGTGTCAAATTGATTGATAAAGTGGTACCCAAGTCTTCTGTGACGAATTACATTGGGTTCGGTATTGAAGGCATTTTGCTCTCTTTGGTATTAAGGGTATCTGATTATCTTATCAGGCCCAACAAGGATAAGATTGGCCAAAGTAAGAAGAACTCGTTTAGATCGATTGTAAGAATTAGTAATGCTATTCTGGGGATAAGTTTAGGTGTAAGACGATTACCATGGACCTCATCACTGCAGGGCTCCATGCTTTGGTTATTAGTGAACGTTATAGTGTGGTTATTCTTTGATGGTACTCTATCGATACTAACAAGTGGGGTGATCCAAGCTCTATTGATATGTTTGACCTATTCTAGAGGTATTGAAACAAGTCAAACGTTGTATTTGATCAATTTCCATTTCCTTGGATTGCTAATTTTTGGTAAATTGTCCAGATACTTATTCAAATGA
- the ALF1 gene encoding Alf1p (ancestral locus Anc_2.120) — MVQILIESELCSVTKEFSPDINLKELCEKIYTITGVEPQDMELHIKDVSDDVNIIKNPLATPQLTIVNETIDKISVEDTNTKSITNQLKNEDESSSIGFQLSEEVYARKSDTVLRWKQENKFGKFDPDYLKKMEQDQKLQNEKVKSLTVDARCSVKVPGQPERRGWLRFIGKIPEINKDDTWCGVEFDEPMGKNNGTFKSHVYFGPVKDKYGGFIKPIHVETSERFTPFELDFETSDEEI, encoded by the coding sequence ATGGTTCaaatattaattgaatCTGAATTATGTTCAGTAACAAAGGAATTTTCACCAGATATCAACTTGAAGGAACTATGCGAAAAGATATACACTATTACTGGTGTTGAACCCCAAGATATGGAGCTGCACATAAAGGATGTATCAGATGATgttaatatcatcaaaaaTCCATTGGCTACCCCTCAGCTAACGATTGtaaatgaaacaattgataAGATAAGCGTTGAAGATACAAATACAAAATCTATCACGAATCAATTAAAAAACGAAGACGAATCGTCATCAATAGGCTTCCAACTTAGTGAAGAAGTATACGCAAGGAAAAGCGATACTGTTTTAAGGTGGAAGCAAGAGAATAAATTTGGGAAATTTGATCCTGATTATCTAAAGAAGATGGAACAGGACcaaaaattacaaaatgaaaaggtTAAAAGTTTGACAGTTGATGCTAGATGTTCAGTAAAGGTGCCAGGCCAACCTGAACGAAGAGGATGGCTACGGTTTATTGGTAAGATACCAGAAATTAACAAGGATGATACATGGTGTGGTGTTGAATTCGATGAACCGATGGGAAAGAATAATGGGACATTTAAATCACACGTTTATTTTGGACCTGTTAAAGATAAATATGGTGGGTTCATTAAACCTATACATGTAGAAACAAGCGAAAGATTTACCCCTTTCGAATtagattttgaaactagtgatgaagaaatatag
- the ARP1 gene encoding actin-related protein 1 (ancestral locus Anc_2.117) yields the protein MGSDAIYNQPVVLDNGSSVIKSGFSGQNKPQCFEYNLIGTPKYEKVMLTNAISNNDLTYIGNRAQKSRGLLRLRHPMNRGIVENWDDMETLWSHTFNDILKINDFDEHPLLITEAPLNPEKNRDKMCEVFFEKFDFAAVYIANPSTLSLYASGRTTGCVLDCGDGYCSSVPIYEGFALPSSIRRIDVGGRDVTEQLQFQIRKYTGISLYSSSEHEIVKNVKEKACYVSTDFAHDEDMSNLNPEKIRCQFKLPDGKDLILDKARFRAPEILFRPQIMGLEYDSVSDMCFESISKVDLELRPKLFSSIILNGGSTMFRGFGDRLLKELQIRTGNKNLIKIIAPPERKYTSWIGGSILTGLSTFKQLWMTKAEWQEDNNLRYRF from the coding sequence ATGGGTAGTGATGCTATTTACAACCAACCTGTGGTGCTCGATAACGGATCCTCTGTGATCAAGTCAGGATTCAGTGGCCAGAATAAACCTCAATGCTTTGAATACAACTTAATTGGAACACCCAAATATGAAAAAGTCATGCTAACTAATGCAATTAGTAATAACGATTTGACCTATATTGGAAACAGGGCACAGAAGTCTAGGGGATTGCTACGACTTCGACATCCGATGAACCGTGGAATAGTTGAAAATTGGGACGATATGGAAACGTTATGGTCACATACATTCAAcgatattttgaaaataaatgattttgaCGAACATCCTCTATTAATTACAGAGGCACCGTTGAATCCGGAAAAGAATAGGGATAAGATGTGTGAGGTATTCTTCGAGAAGTTCGATTTTGCTGCTGTATACATAGCCAATCCTTCTACTCTCTCCCTATATGCAAGCGGTAGGACAACAGGATGTGTTCTAGATTGTGGGGATGGGTATTGCAGTTCAGTTCCTATTTATGAAGGATTTGCCTTGCCATCGTCgataagaagaattgatGTTGGAGGCAGAGACGTTACTGAACAATTGCAATTCCAAATACGGAAATATACCGGTATATCGTTGTATTCCAGTAGTGAACATGAAATTGTGAAAAATGTAAAAGAAAAGGCATGCTATGTGTCTACAGATTTTGCTCACGATGAAGATATGTCGAATTTAAATCCCGAGAAAATACGTTGTCAATTTAAACTACCAGATGGTAAAGATTTAATTCTGGATAAAGCAAGATTTAGAGCACCAGAAATCCTTTTCCGCCCACAAATAATGGGTTTAGAATATGACAGTGTTTCTGACATGTGCTTTGAAAGCATATCTAAAGTGGATCTAGAGTTAAGACCAAAGTTATTTTCCTCCATAATATTGAATGGCGGTTCCACAATGTTTCGTGGGTTTGGAGATCGATTATTAAAGGAGTTACAAATACGAACGGGTAAtaagaatttaataaagattaTAGCTCCACCCGAACGAAAATATACATCGTGGATAGGTGGGTCAATACTGACAGGGTTGTCTACTTTTAAACAACTCTGGATGACCAAGGCAGAATGGCAGGAGGATAATAACCTCCGCTATCGATTTTGA
- the LSM7 gene encoding Sm-like protein LSM7 (ancestral locus Anc_2.119) has product MGGKLVSGTLKGYDQLMNLVLDDTIEYLKDADADIATSTVKDKTRELGFTVIRGPMLISLSPLDGSEVIYIQNSE; this is encoded by the coding sequence ATGGGCGGGAAATTGGTTTCGGGTACACTAAAGGGTTATGaccaattgatgaatttagTCCTTGATGATACGATTGAGTATTTGAAAGATGCAGATGCTGATATTGCAACATCAACTGTCAAGGATAAGACGAGAGAATTAGGATTTACAGTTATTAGAGGTCCAATGTTGATCTCTTTGAGTCCATTAGATGGCTCCGAAGTCATctatattcaaaattcaGAGTAA
- the WSS1 gene encoding metalloendopeptidase WSS1 (ancestral locus Anc_2.107), with translation MHENPHITKVAVLQRKPNNEYALQILQDITKQVSYLMKEEKFKVQTLVEFYPKDKRLLGMNVNAGQKIMLRLRTPGDEFQFLNREAILGTMLHELTHNLFGPHDRRFYEKLDQLSARQWVIEQQGLFDTFLGSGRRLGGSTRTLSNNRRVRSIIGRSGKGRGRKLGTITNRPSSTFEGKTPREMAAVAAERRYNDDKWCGEKNNLENKKKLEPNQDDLREETIIILDDDDATTTPETQKENKDDDDDIRPIEIIDLT, from the coding sequence ATGCATGAGAACCCTCACATCACCAAGGTCGCAGTATTGCAAAGGAAGCCCAACAATGAATATGCGTTGCAAATCCTTCAGGATATAACGAAGCAGGTCTCCTACCTGatgaaagaagaaaaattcaaagtGCAGACATTGGTGGAGTTCTACCCGAAGGATAAGAGGCTTCTTGGGATGAATGTCAATGCCGGACAGAAGATCATGTTGAGGTTGCGAACCCCCGGGGATGAGttccaatttttgaatagAGAGGCCATCCTGGGGACCATGTTACATGAATTGACACATAATTTGTTCGGACCTCATGATAGAAGGTTTTATGAGAAATTGGACCAGTTGAGCGCGAGACAATGGGTCATCGAACAGCAGGGGTTGTTTGACACATTTTTAGGGTCAGGAAGAAGATTGGGTGGATCAACAAGAACTCTTTCGAATAATAGACGAGTTAGGAGTATCATAGGTAGAAGTGGTAAGGGAAGAGGTAGGAAATTAGGCACTATAACAAACAGACCTAGCAGTACATTTGAAGGGAAGACACCTAGAGAAATGGCCGCCGTAGCTGCGGAACGAAGatataatgatgataaatgGTGTGGTGAGAAAAATAACTTggaaaataagaagaaactaGAGCCCAACCAGGACGATCTCCGGGAGGAAACTATAATAATacttgatgatgatgatgctaCTACAACTCCAGAAActcaaaaagaaaataaagatgacgatgatgatataCGACCTATTGAGATTATTGATCTAACATAA
- the IGO2 gene encoding phosphatase regulator (ancestral locus Anc_2.109), whose product MAEEQLSPTTSRVDLKNLAHTKDKDGNMVDLSKLTPQELKLFKMYGKLPSKRDLLKHKMQERKYFDSGDYALRKAGVIKKDDVMSSNSSNNMPVTNPSGLRESIIRRRLSNSSPNNSNSDNNSIERKGSISSGPPPSRSPIR is encoded by the coding sequence ATGGCCGAAGAACAACTATCTCCCACCACAAGTAGGGTGGACTTGAAGAACCTAGCACATACCAAGGACAAGGACGGCAACATGGTGGATCTCTCCAAGTTGACCCCCCAGGAACTGAAACTATTCAAAATGTACGGGAAACTTCCCTCCAAGAGAGACCTTCTAAAGCACAAGATGCAAGAGAGGAAATACTTTGATAGCGGGGACTACGCACTAAGGAAGGCAGGGGTCATCAAGAAGGACGACGTGATGAGCAGTAATTCGAGTAATAATATGCCCGTTACTAACCCAAGTGGGTTGAGGGAATCCATTATAAGGAGAAGATTGAGTAATAGCTCTCCCAATAACAGTAACAGCGATAATAACTCGATTGAAAGAAAGGGAAGTATATCCAGCGGACCCCCTCCATCGAGGTCACCAATAAGATAA
- the NCAS0B07140 gene encoding uncharacterized protein (ancestral locus Anc_2.114), translating into MQPSTQATQKDTSAENKDNDFVFNCLSNISCVIV; encoded by the coding sequence ATGCAACCATCTACACAAGCTACTCAAAAAGACACCTCCGCTGAAAACAAGGACAACGACTTTGTCTTCAACTGTTTAAGTAACATCAGTTGTGTTATTGTTTAA
- the ECM14 gene encoding putative metallocarboxypeptidase (ancestral locus Anc_2.110): MMRVSTITTLICSFVMLLFATVAAADGVDYSQYQVYRFHSHNHSHIIEDVVRGQLGLKTEEYDVWTRNAEFIDVQLPRSINLQGTDVSYEIVIDDLNSAIGETFPLTSTPHHDNYFDIAQDSMVSSGKYFFFKEYRPLKTIYTWLDLLEQSFPHLVTMEDIGTTFEGNPLKVVHISTKNSTMNPESKTIVITGGIHAREWVSISSVLFTIYQLLTKYGKSRRETRYLDSLDFLIIPIFNPDGYNYTWNGDRLWKKNRQDTYVPQCKGIDIDHSFPYQWEDSKEFPCSEEYSGEEALQATEARLWDTFITCMKIKHNIYGYLDFHSYSQEVLYPYAYSCDELPRDYENLLELSYGLSKAIRNKSGKKYKVLAACQDRGSDISSSLGAGTALDYMYHSRAHWAFQLKLRDSGNHGFLLPARHILDVGRETYAAVKYFCDFVLNPEH; this comes from the coding sequence ATGATGAGGGTGAGCACAATAACAACACTTATATGCAGCTTTGTCATGCTGCTGTTTGCAACTGTTGCGGCGGCGGATGGCGTGGATTATTCGCAGTATCAAGTCTACAGGTTCCATTCCCACAACCATTCTCACATCATAGAGGATGTGGTCAGGGGCCAACTTGGCCTGAAGACTGAGGAGTATGATGTCTGGACAAGAAACGCCGAATTCATAGACGTTCAATTGCCAAGGAGTATCAATTTACAAGGCACGGATGTGTCCTACGAGATTGTTATCgatgatttgaattctGCCATTGGTGAGACCTTTCCACTGACTTCGACACCTCATCATGACAATTACTTTGATATTGCTCAGGATTCTATGGTGAGCAGTGGCAAgtacttcttctttaaagaatacCGACCATTGAAAACTATATACACATGGCTAGATCTACTAGAACAATCGTTTCCTCATTTAGTCACCATGGAGGATATCGGTACCACCTTTGAGGGGAACCCGCTCAAAGTAGTCCATATATCCACCAAGAATTCCACCATGAACCCGGAAAGCAAGACTATTGTCATTACGGGTGGCATTCATGCGCGTGAATGGGTCAGCATCTCATCTGTACTATTCACCATTTACCAATTATTAACCAAATATGGGAAATCTCGTCGTGAGACCCGGTATTTGGATTCACTGGACTTCTTGATAATCCCCATTTTCAACCCTGATGGGTACAATTATACCTGGAATGGAGATCGtctttggaagaaaaatagACAGGACACTTACGTGCCACAATGTAAGGGTATTGATATCGACCATTCGTTTCCATATCAATGGGAAGACAGCAAGGAATTCCCCTGTTCGGAGGAATACTCGGGCGAAGAGGCCCTGCAGGCTACAGAGGCAAGATTATGGGACACATTCATCACCTGTATGAAGATCAAACACAACATATATGGGTATCTGGATTTCCATTCGTATTCACAGGAGGTCCTGTACCCGTACGCGTATTCGTGTGATGAACTCCCCAGAGACTATGAAAACCTTCTGGAATTGTCCTACGGACTATCCAAGGCCATCCGAAACAAATCTGGGAAGAAGTACAAGGTCTTAGCCGCCTGTCAGGACCGTGGATCAGATATATCATCGTCTTTGGGTGCCGGCACCGCATTGGACTACATGTATCACAGTCGGGCGCATTGGGCCTTCCAATTGAAACTGAGAGACTCAGGGAACCACGGCTTCCTGCTGCCCGCCAGACACATCCTGGACGTGGGAAGGGAGACATACGCAGCAGTTAAGTACTTTTGCGACTTTGTATTAAACCCTGAACACTAA
- the NCAS0B07150 gene encoding uncharacterized protein (ancestral locus Anc_2.113), with product MSLLINTRNRDNTTPIHVQNIESLKSPSSNSSLSAVEEVCTSTSTSNTTIGSSNHCLTDSSQATTPIATHTSPLKPHINLLRDDPNEFLQCIDHKPVSPPNYNEMNPNKRINFPIWEHTAPCPINELPPSYKPAVEELTIVSMKLEWLSPYDVSPLRTWKNLIMEINSTQLNFYHIDESLTSHIRNYSNDSSSSSPSKQRSTFSFGNRTTYEFNKNDQEQIAFRIKRNKKLYLSNDKLYKSYSLQFAKFGLPIDYKKKTYVLRLRCESEQFLLNFAHVDDMIMWTMYLNMGISVALDLELRALPDYRTVPRRRRRRRRHGMRRGTHRRRRTNYRNTTHRDEQSLIPDLLNLVISSNGNNNNTPSVVTRPRSSTSVSMLGNKNSTSSFKSKLKNLFGCPSRTSTPRAKPRATKSSLNCVMEVEDEMPPFNGESAKNTCPAVEGSTCLRSKRVRSSSTPNLITPPLSRRTTVSHERELNELHQVLREYNESSADRLPTNVEDEEAEDNEEEEDDDDDDDIDDDVISHNSVYDEEGIFHYNETDEYEYSYAQSITTNSTSYRRRTSSLISTMSSVPYSSDEIKWTPPLKITPRRKYIRNSLRCIVPFIEETNWIDNIVVKPTAGPKFKTNNSPIAGSLDSTCTSYRKKLLAGCTSGSDLNRVKNHYLKAYVVGPAKFKRANPETLCNWNERTKREGR from the coding sequence ATGTCGCTATTAATCAACACCAGGAACAGGGACAATACAACTCCGATACATGTTCAAAATATAGAAAGTTTGAAATCTCCATCATCCAACTCGTCTCTCTCAGCAGTAGAGGAAGTGTGCACCTCCACTTCCACTTCAAACACTACGATCGGTAGTAGTAACCATTGCTTGACGGACTCGTCTCAGGCAACTACTCCGATTGCCACACACACTTCCCCTCTGAAACCACACATAAACCTGCTTAGAGATGACCCTAACGAATTTCTACAATGTATCGACCATAAACCAGTCTCACCGCCTAACTACAACGAAATGAACCCTAATAAGAGAATTAATTTCCCCATTTGGGAGCATACAGCACCATGTCCCATCAACGAATTACCACCATCATATAAGCCAGCTGTGGAAGAATTGACCATCGTATCCATGAAACTGGAATGGTTGTCGCCCTATGACGTGTCCCCCTTACGAACATGGAAAAATCTCATAATGGAGATAAATTCTACgcaattaaatttttatcaCATTGATGAATCGTTAACGTCACATATTAGAAACTATTCCaatgattcatcatcatcatcaccttcCAAACAGAGGTCAACTTTTTCATTCGGGAATAGGACCACCTATGAGttcaataaaaatgatCAAGAACAAATCGCATTTAGGATAAagaggaacaagaaattatacCTATCTAACGATAAATTGTACAAGAGTTACTCTTTACAATTTGCCAAGTTTGGTCTCCCCATAGAttataagaagaaaacgTATGTGTTAAGACTCAGGTGCGAGTCAGAACAGttccttttgaattttgCTCATGTGGATGACATGATTATGTGGACCATGTATTTAAATATGGGAATTTCTGTAGCTTTGGATTTGGAATTAAGAGCTTTACCAGATTATAGAACAGTTCCTCGTCGAAGAAGACGCAGGAGAAGGCATGGAATGAGACGAGGAACCcatagaagaagaagaacgaATTACAGGAACACTACCCATCGCGATGAACAAAGTCTGATCCCTGATTTATTAAACCTGGTAATATCGAGCAATGgtaacaataacaacacGCCCTCAGTGGTAACACGCCCTAGAAGTAGCACATCTGTTTCAATGCTGGGAAACAAAAACAGCACATCAAGcttcaaatcaaaattgaagaatttgttcGGGTGCCCCTCTAGGACTTCCACACCAAGAGCAAAACCCAGAGCCACTAAGTCATCGTTAAATTGTGTCATGgaagttgaagatgaaatgcCTCCATTTAATGGTGAATCAGCTAAGAATACTTGCCCTGCCGTTGAAGGGTCTACATGTTTACGATCCAAGAGAGTAAGATCGAGTTCTACACCCAATCTTATAACACCTCCTCTTTCTCGGAGAACAACAGTTTCTCACGAAAGAGAATTAAATGAACTACATCAGGTATTGAgagaatataatgaatcaaGTGCAGATCGTCTTCCTACGAATGTTGAAGACGAGGAAGCAGAAgacaatgaagaagaagaagatgacgatgatgatgacgacaTTGATGACGATGTAATCTCACACAACTCTGTCTATGATGAAGAGGGAATTTTCCACTATAATGAAACTGACGAATATGAATACTCATACGCACAAAGCATCACAACAAACTCCACATCGTATAGAAGACGCACATCCTCCCTAATAAGTACCATGTCAAGTGTACCCTATAGTAGTGACGAAATTAAATGGACACCACCTCTAAAGATAACGCCTAGAAGAAAATACATACGAAATTCACTACGTTGTATAGTACCATTCATTGAGGAGACCAATTGGattgataatattgttGTGAAGCCAACAGCTGGACCCAAATTTAAAACGAATAATTCACCCATTGCAGGATCCTTAGATAGTACCTGTACGTCATACAGGAAAAAATTGTTGGCTGGTTGTACGTCTGGATCGGATTTAAACAGAGTTAAGaaccattatttgaaagctTATGTGGTTGGTCCAgcaaaatttaaaagagCTAATCCTGAAACACTTTGCAATTGGAACGAAAGGACAAAAAGGGAGGGAAGATAA
- the FUR1 gene encoding uracil phosphoribosyltransferase (ancestral locus Anc_2.118) translates to MSSEPFKNVYLLPQTNQLLGLYTIIRNKATARPDFIFYSDRIIRLLVEEGLNHLPVKNKDVDTHTNEVFNGVAFKGKICGVSIVRAGESMEQGLRDCCRSVRIGKILIQRDEETALPKLFYEKLPEDIADRYVFLLDPMLATGGSAIMATDVLIKRGVKPERIYFLNLICSKEGIDKYHAAFPDVKIVTGALDKGLNEQKYLVPGLGDFGDRYYCI, encoded by the coding sequence ATGTCTTCTGAACCTTTCAAGAACGTTTACTTGCTACCACAAACAAACCAACTATTAGGTTTGTACACAATTATCAGAAATAAGGCTACCGCTAGACctgattttattttctattcTGATAGAATCATTAGGTTATTGGTAGAAGAAGGTTTGAACCATTTGCCTGTCAAGAACAAGGACGTTGATACTCATACAAATGAAGTTTTCAATGGTGTCGCTTTTAAGGGTAAGATTTGTGGTGTTTCCATTGTGAGAGCCGGTGAATCTATGGAACAAGGTTTGAGAGATTGTTGCAGATCTGTCCGTATTGGTAAAATTTTGATTCAAAGAGATGAAGAAACTGCCTTACCAAAATTATTCTACGAAAAGTTACCAGAAGATATCGCTGACAGATATGTTTTCTTATTGGATCCGATGTTGGCCACTGGTGGTAGTGCCATCATGGCTACCGATGTCTTGATTAAGAGAGGTGTCAAGCCAGAAAGAATTTactttttgaatttgatctGTAGTAAAGAAGGTATCGATAAATACCATGCAGCATTCCCAGATGTTAAAATTGTTACTGGTGCACTAGACAAAGGTTTGAATGAACAAAAATACTTGGTTCCTGGTCTTGGTGATTTCGGTGACAGATACTACTGCATTTAA